A genomic segment from Aphis gossypii isolate Hap1 unplaced genomic scaffold, ASM2018417v2 Contig00758, whole genome shotgun sequence encodes:
- the LOC126555235 gene encoding uncharacterized protein LOC126555235, translated as MSCYSFKSDDEESVVFSEDNIATTSQKKGTSKRLAVKPEKKPVSKKTKKSTAICYTDKILELITDPTIPTDAENTLNIKKDDCSLTVKTPVDNTAVDYWTIAHYKCAKIDKVALQDGWKHAECSLKISLTGQHPDDLTTAKEMVTLIQSVFDKMMRHPAKKLIRHKPKKINL; from the exons gataATATTGCAACAACATCTCAAAAAAAAGGTACATCGAAAAGGTTAGCTGTAAAACCGGAGAAGAAACCAGTATCGAAAAAGACGAAAAAg agcactgctatttgttatacagacaaaatattagaattaataacAGATCCAACTATACCAACCGATGCAGAGAACaccttgaatataaaaaaggatGATTGTTCATTAACGGTTAAGACACCTGTAGACAATACGGCTGTAGATTACTGGACTATAGCACATTATAAATGTGCTAAAATTGATAAAGTTGCTCTGCAAGatgg ATGGAAGCATGCTGAATGCTCActcaaaatatctttaacaGGACAGCATCCGGATGATTTAACTACAGCCAAAGAAATGGTGACGCTCATTCAAtctgttttcgacaaaatgaTGCGACATCCCGCCAAGAAGCTAATCAGAcacaaaccaaaaaaaataaacttataa